In Colwellia sp. M166, a genomic segment contains:
- a CDS encoding M61 family metallopeptidase, whose product MIQYQISPSNPNSHLFEVLLSFKSTPGQSYTLSLPAWLPGSYMIRDFAKNITQIHALGSQEQAIALTKTDKQTWSLQACDEQVQVRYQIFAFDLSVRTAYLDSQRGFFNGSSTFLQVTELSELSCELIIQPSANTAHSQWRVATGLTRAKETEKFQFGRYIADNYQHLIDCPVAIGVFDCTEFTVEGVVHHLVFTSKHYGDAQRLAADVSKLCQHHINLFGEAPFKEYWFITHLQAQGFGGLEHKNSTILQASRFDLPNPQQTHADLSDNYKTFLSLCSHEYFHAWNVCRIKPKEFVPYNLQQESYTKQLWAFEGFTSYYDDFSLYRTGLIDFDAYLTILAKTATRVYRGAGELKQSITASSFDAWTKFYQQGPDAVNNIVSYYAKGALIALWLDLTIRSKSNNKYSLDTLMRELWIHFGRTNTGTTEEDFINIANLLCGEDISTTFKHHLDSNQRIDLSHDLANYGVELQKQKFKKLNSLETTSAAHYHAYLGAQYKAHTFGLTITQVLENSPAADAGLAVNDILIAVDNLKISEHSIQAILDHLSVNSELTCHFFRDDQLLTSTLQVTDSPLAGIAFKVIDDKLVTQWQEVIAPK is encoded by the coding sequence ATGATCCAATATCAAATTTCCCCCAGCAATCCAAATAGCCATTTATTTGAGGTTTTACTGTCATTTAAAAGTACGCCTGGCCAAAGCTATACTTTGTCTTTACCGGCTTGGTTACCTGGCAGTTATATGATCCGTGACTTTGCCAAAAATATAACTCAAATCCACGCATTAGGTAGCCAAGAACAAGCCATAGCATTAACTAAAACAGATAAGCAAACTTGGTCATTACAAGCCTGTGATGAACAAGTACAAGTACGTTATCAAATTTTTGCTTTCGACTTATCCGTTCGCACTGCCTATCTTGATAGCCAACGTGGATTTTTCAATGGGAGTTCAACATTTTTACAAGTCACAGAGCTGAGCGAATTAAGCTGCGAACTCATCATTCAACCTTCAGCAAACACAGCGCACAGCCAGTGGCGAGTTGCAACGGGTTTAACACGAGCAAAGGAAACAGAAAAGTTTCAATTTGGTCGATATATCGCAGATAATTATCAACATTTAATCGATTGTCCCGTGGCAATTGGCGTCTTTGATTGCACCGAATTTACCGTCGAAGGAGTGGTGCATCATTTAGTGTTTACCAGTAAACATTATGGTGATGCCCAACGCTTGGCAGCAGATGTCAGCAAATTATGCCAGCACCATATTAATTTATTTGGTGAAGCACCTTTTAAAGAATATTGGTTTATCACCCATTTACAGGCGCAGGGCTTCGGGGGCTTAGAGCATAAAAACTCGACTATTTTACAGGCTAGTCGCTTTGATCTTCCTAACCCTCAGCAAACTCATGCTGATTTGAGCGATAATTATAAAACCTTTTTAAGTTTATGTTCGCATGAGTATTTTCATGCTTGGAATGTTTGTCGGATCAAGCCTAAAGAATTTGTGCCATATAATTTACAACAAGAAAGCTACACCAAGCAGTTGTGGGCATTTGAGGGGTTCACCTCTTACTATGATGATTTTTCACTTTATCGCACTGGCTTAATTGATTTTGACGCCTACTTAACTATATTGGCGAAGACGGCAACCCGGGTATACCGTGGCGCCGGTGAACTAAAGCAGAGCATTACCGCTTCAAGTTTTGACGCTTGGACCAAGTTTTATCAACAAGGCCCCGATGCGGTTAATAACATTGTTAGCTACTACGCCAAAGGGGCATTAATTGCCCTCTGGTTAGATTTAACTATTCGCAGTAAATCTAATAATAAATACAGCTTAGACACACTGATGCGAGAATTATGGATTCACTTTGGTCGTACTAACACAGGTACCACGGAAGAAGATTTTATTAATATTGCTAATCTGTTGTGTGGTGAAGATATTTCAACAACATTTAAGCATCATCTCGACAGTAACCAACGAATAGATTTAAGCCATGATTTAGCCAATTATGGTGTTGAATTACAAAAGCAAAAATTTAAAAAGCTCAACAGTTTGGAGACCACTTCTGCCGCACATTATCACGCCTATCTAGGCGCGCAATATAAAGCCCACACATTTGGTTTAACCATCACTCAAGTATTGGAAAACTCACCAGCTGCAGATGCCGGATTAGCGGTAAACGACATACTTATTGCTGTCGATAACCTCAAAATATCTGAACATTCAATACAAGCCATATTAGATCATCTATCAGTAAACAGTGAGCTGACTTGTCACTTCTTTCGTGACGATCAATTGTTAACCTCGACACTGCAAGTGACTGACTCACCTTTAGCGGGTATCGCTTTTAAGGTCATAGATGATAAGTTAGTAACACAATGGCAAGAGGTTATAGCGCCGAAATAA
- a CDS encoding VF530 family protein — MDHQPYNPLHGLTLKIIVTQLVQHFGFPYLGKEIKIRCFTDDPSINSSLKFLRKTPWAREKVEALYIKHKTQLADEA; from the coding sequence ATGGATCATCAACCCTACAACCCATTACACGGATTAACCTTAAAAATTATCGTCACTCAATTAGTTCAGCACTTTGGCTTTCCATATCTTGGTAAAGAAATAAAAATCCGCTGTTTTACTGATGATCCGAGTATCAATTCAAGCTTAAAGTTTTTGAGAAAAACCCCATGGGCAAGAGAAAAAGTTGAAGCGCTCTATATTAAGCACAAAACTCAGTTAGCCGATGAAGCTTAA
- the purU gene encoding formyltetrahydrofolate deformylase, whose product MKNINHYILTWQCPDTSGVLAKVSQSLFQQGAFITETSQYSDPYTETFFSRVAFDDRELKVGFEELSQAIDLLAKPLNMHYKIRAKESYPNVVIAVSKDDHCLVSLLTKFKAGALPVNIVAITSNHQDCEALAQWHNIPFHYLPVNKDNKAQQEQALLAIYQQYQGDLLVLARYMQILSDQLCHSLRGQAINIHHSFLPSFKGAKPYHQAHKRGVKIIGATAHYVTADLDEGPIIVQEVKPINHTFTIEKMVHLGHDLEATALCHAVKMHAEQRICLNKDKTVILS is encoded by the coding sequence ATGAAAAATATTAATCACTACATCCTTACTTGGCAGTGTCCTGATACCTCAGGCGTGCTAGCAAAAGTGTCACAAAGTTTATTTCAACAGGGTGCTTTTATTACCGAAACCAGCCAATACAGTGACCCCTATACTGAAACCTTTTTTTCTCGTGTTGCTTTTGACGATCGAGAGCTTAAAGTTGGCTTTGAAGAGCTAAGCCAGGCTATTGATTTACTAGCTAAACCGTTAAATATGCACTATAAAATCAGGGCGAAAGAAAGCTATCCCAACGTGGTTATTGCGGTTTCAAAAGATGATCATTGCTTAGTCTCATTACTGACAAAATTCAAAGCGGGTGCCCTACCCGTCAATATTGTTGCAATTACCTCCAACCACCAAGACTGCGAAGCTTTAGCGCAATGGCATAATATTCCATTTCATTATTTACCGGTTAATAAAGACAATAAAGCCCAACAAGAGCAAGCATTACTAGCTATTTATCAGCAATATCAAGGGGATTTATTGGTGCTTGCCCGATATATGCAGATATTGTCAGACCAGCTGTGTCATAGTTTACGTGGCCAAGCGATCAATATTCATCATTCCTTTTTGCCCAGTTTTAAAGGCGCAAAGCCTTATCATCAAGCGCACAAACGCGGGGTGAAAATTATTGGAGCCACCGCACATTATGTTACTGCTGACCTTGATGAAGGGCCAATTATTGTGCAAGAAGTCAAACCCATCAACCATACATTTACTATTGAAAAAATGGTTCATCTTGGTCATGATTTAGAAGCAACCGCCTTATGTCATGCGGTAAAAATGCATGCAGAACAGCGTATTTGCTTAAATAAAGATAAAACCGTTATTTTAAGTTAA
- a CDS encoding VOC family protein — protein MINLKRFHHVAYRCKDAKETVDWYQKHLNMELTVAIAENEVPSTKAPDPYMHIFLDAGMGNVLAFFEIPNSPDMGRDENTPQWVQHIALEVEDIDALVSAKNDLQAHGLDVLGPVNHGVFKSIYFFDPNGHRLELAANTGTDEQYAELKRVAPLMVEEWSKTKKAPTHAAWLHQQED, from the coding sequence ATGATTAATTTAAAACGCTTCCACCATGTGGCTTACCGATGTAAAGATGCAAAAGAAACGGTTGATTGGTATCAAAAACATTTAAATATGGAGCTTACTGTCGCTATTGCAGAGAATGAAGTACCGTCAACTAAAGCGCCAGATCCTTACATGCATATATTTTTAGATGCTGGCATGGGCAATGTTTTAGCCTTTTTTGAAATACCTAACTCTCCTGATATGGGCCGTGATGAAAACACCCCACAGTGGGTTCAGCATATTGCTTTAGAAGTTGAAGATATTGATGCCTTGGTATCAGCAAAAAATGACTTACAAGCCCATGGCTTAGATGTTTTAGGGCCAGTTAATCATGGGGTATTTAAATCTATCTATTTCTTTGATCCTAACGGTCATCGTCTCGAATTAGCAGCAAATACCGGCACTGATGAACAATATGCTGAGCTTAAGCGCGTTGCGCCATTAATGGTGGAAGAATGGTCGAAAACCAAAAAGGCGCCCACTCATGCCGCTTGGTTACATCAACAAGAAGACTAA
- a CDS encoding DUF1285 domain-containing protein, translating into MSLESISAQILNTAQSNEKKMPPVELWDPPFCGDIDLVIKSDGSWFYNGTIFKRLSLVKLFASVLKKEAEKYFLVTPVEKIGIVVEDAPFLITQWQWLDEEKTLMQVSSNLDDSFILSAEHPLELREDGGLYVTVRRNLPAKVHRNVYYQWVDLAKEESNKNGTELCFYSAEHRFSLGALEH; encoded by the coding sequence ATGTCGTTAGAAAGCATTTCTGCACAAATCCTTAACACTGCGCAAAGCAATGAGAAAAAAATGCCGCCGGTTGAATTATGGGATCCACCTTTTTGTGGTGATATTGATTTAGTTATAAAGTCAGATGGTAGCTGGTTTTATAACGGCACGATATTTAAGCGTTTATCTTTAGTTAAGCTCTTTGCTTCAGTTTTAAAAAAAGAAGCAGAAAAATACTTTTTAGTAACGCCAGTTGAAAAAATTGGTATTGTTGTCGAAGATGCGCCATTTTTGATTACTCAGTGGCAATGGCTGGATGAAGAAAAAACCTTAATGCAAGTTAGCAGTAATTTAGATGACAGCTTTATTTTAAGCGCGGAACACCCGTTAGAACTCAGGGAAGATGGTGGTTTATATGTTACCGTTAGGCGCAACTTACCCGCCAAAGTGCATCGTAATGTATACTATCAGTGGGTTGATCTGGCCAAAGAAGAAAGCAATAAAAACGGCACTGAATTATGTTTTTACAGTGCCGAACATCGATTTAGCTTAGGAGCTTTAGAGCATTAA
- the hemN gene encoding oxygen-independent coproporphyrinogen III oxidase: protein MQATQFFDSALLKKYNTSGPRYTSYPTALEFHDQFKHEHLVQAIEASPNRELSLYVHIPFCHSLCYYCGCNKVITRHRDKADTYLEFLAEEIASRAPLFKDYTVKQLHWGGGTPSFLRHEQITKLVELLKEKFTFAEQVEMSIEIDPREIEMNLAEHLYSLGFNRLSIGVQDIDQKVQETINRVQSTEFIENFIAHAKKVGFKSINIDLIYGLPHQNIDTFTRTLNKAHEMDVDRISLFSYAHIPSRFAAQRKLRDEWLPSVDEKFALMKLAIEKLCDFGYDFIGMDHFAKPEDELSIAQKAGNLHRNFQGYTTKGGCDLLGLGVSSISAIGNSFSQNTKELQDYYKAIDTQAHAHVKGVSLSTDDIIRGEVIRELMCNLYLDKNKINEKFAIDFDQYFAEDLPSLTTFINDGLITNSADEIKVNQKARLLIRNICMSFDAYMKQHLNKQRFSRVI from the coding sequence ATGCAAGCAACTCAATTTTTCGATAGCGCGCTATTAAAGAAATATAACACTAGTGGTCCACGATATACTTCATATCCAACGGCATTAGAGTTTCATGATCAATTCAAACACGAACATCTAGTACAAGCGATTGAAGCCTCACCTAACCGTGAATTGTCTTTGTATGTGCATATTCCTTTTTGTCATAGCCTTTGTTACTACTGCGGTTGCAATAAAGTTATCACCCGTCATCGTGATAAAGCAGATACTTACCTTGAATTTCTTGCAGAAGAAATAGCCTCTCGCGCACCATTATTTAAAGATTACACCGTTAAACAATTACATTGGGGTGGTGGTACTCCAAGCTTTTTACGACACGAACAAATAACCAAACTAGTTGAACTACTAAAAGAAAAATTTACTTTTGCAGAGCAAGTAGAAATGAGTATCGAAATCGATCCTCGTGAAATTGAAATGAATCTAGCAGAGCACCTTTATAGCTTAGGCTTCAATCGTTTAAGCATTGGTGTGCAAGACATTGATCAGAAAGTTCAAGAAACCATCAATCGAGTACAGTCTACTGAGTTCATTGAAAACTTTATTGCCCATGCAAAAAAAGTTGGCTTTAAATCAATTAATATTGATTTAATCTACGGCCTGCCACACCAAAATATCGACACCTTTACTCGTACCTTAAATAAAGCCCATGAAATGGATGTCGACCGAATTTCACTATTTAGTTACGCCCACATTCCGTCTCGCTTTGCTGCCCAGCGTAAGTTAAGAGACGAATGGTTACCAAGTGTTGATGAAAAGTTTGCCTTAATGAAACTCGCTATCGAAAAGCTTTGCGATTTTGGCTATGATTTTATCGGTATGGATCACTTCGCTAAACCTGAAGATGAATTATCAATAGCCCAAAAAGCGGGAAATTTACACCGTAACTTCCAAGGTTACACCACTAAAGGCGGCTGCGACCTTTTAGGTTTAGGTGTATCATCTATTAGTGCTATTGGTAACAGTTTCAGTCAGAATACCAAAGAACTACAAGACTATTACAAAGCCATTGATACTCAAGCTCATGCCCATGTAAAAGGCGTCAGTTTATCCACCGATGATATTATTCGCGGTGAAGTTATTCGTGAATTAATGTGTAATCTTTATCTTGATAAAAATAAAATCAATGAAAAATTTGCCATTGATTTTGACCAGTATTTTGCCGAAGATTTGCCATCGCTAACCACCTTCATTAATGACGGCCTAATAACCAATAGCGCTGATGAAATCAAAGTGAATCAAAAAGCCAGATTATTAATACGTAATATTTGTATGAGTTTTGATGCTTATATGAAGCAACATTTAAATAAACAACGCTTTTCTCGCGTTATTTAA
- the yihI gene encoding Der GTPase-activating protein YihI yields the protein MSRTKKSRKPGTGSSGILKDDKKKLVTPTPRKTKKKNGKEAGNRQKEASPKIINGQNSSANKDPRIGNKTPIALGKLVAAPSKTKAPKPAKVMQDNSPIAAIRAVEASESLEDQLSRIEQDVRLLEILEKQDDDIALTAEDVNYYNELMAQHEKISQALGLDDEDEIIAPVKHSDSEDDLWDKFDNSDLSKFE from the coding sequence ATGTCTCGTACTAAAAAATCCCGCAAGCCGGGCACAGGCTCAAGTGGCATCCTTAAAGATGACAAAAAAAAATTAGTGACCCCTACCCCTCGAAAAACAAAGAAAAAAAATGGCAAAGAGGCCGGTAATCGCCAAAAAGAAGCCAGCCCTAAAATCATCAACGGACAAAACTCATCAGCAAACAAAGATCCGCGTATTGGCAATAAAACGCCTATTGCTCTAGGCAAGCTTGTTGCTGCTCCGAGCAAAACCAAAGCGCCTAAACCAGCAAAAGTCATGCAAGATAACTCACCTATCGCAGCCATTCGCGCTGTGGAAGCGAGTGAGTCTTTAGAAGATCAGTTAAGCCGTATTGAACAAGATGTCAGGTTGCTTGAAATACTTGAAAAGCAAGACGATGACATAGCATTAACGGCTGAAGATGTTAATTATTACAATGAATTAATGGCACAGCATGAAAAAATCAGTCAAGCATTAGGCCTTGATGATGAAGATGAGATAATAGCACCGGTTAAACACTCAGACTCTGAAGATGATTTATGGGACAAATTTGATAACAGTGACTTATCAAAGTTTGAATAG
- a CDS encoding glutathione peroxidase, whose product MLENKEQQKVPNVTFTLRANDEWTTRSSDEIFNNKTVVVFSLPGAFTPTCSSSHLPRYNELAPTLFKNGVDEIICMSVNDTFVMNAWAQAQDADNISFIPDGNGEFTDAMGMLVDKADIGFGKRSWRYAMLVKNGIIEKMFIEPDVAGDPFEVSDADTMLNHINPSACQTSAIMVFSKPTCPYCKKAKALLTEKGLTFEELEVGKDVNLTMFKALTNADTVPQVFIDGKLIGGSEALAEHFS is encoded by the coding sequence ATGTTAGAAAATAAAGAGCAACAAAAAGTCCCTAATGTTACCTTCACATTAAGAGCAAATGACGAATGGACAACACGCAGTAGTGATGAAATTTTTAACAACAAAACTGTCGTGGTTTTTTCACTACCGGGTGCGTTTACCCCAACATGCTCATCTTCACATTTACCACGCTACAACGAATTAGCACCAACACTATTTAAAAATGGCGTTGATGAAATTATCTGTATGTCGGTTAACGATACTTTTGTAATGAATGCATGGGCACAAGCTCAAGATGCGGATAATATTAGCTTTATTCCTGATGGCAACGGTGAATTTACCGACGCTATGGGTATGTTAGTTGATAAAGCGGACATTGGTTTTGGTAAGCGCAGCTGGCGTTATGCCATGTTAGTGAAAAATGGCATCATTGAAAAAATGTTTATTGAACCTGATGTAGCAGGCGACCCATTTGAAGTATCAGATGCTGATACTATGTTAAATCATATTAATCCTTCCGCTTGTCAAACTTCAGCTATCATGGTTTTTAGCAAGCCAACTTGCCCATACTGTAAAAAAGCGAAAGCGTTATTAACCGAAAAAGGTCTAACATTTGAAGAGTTAGAAGTGGGCAAAGACGTTAACTTGACGATGTTTAAAGCCTTAACTAATGCCGATACCGTGCCACAAGTATTTATCGATGGAAAACTTATCGGTGGTAGTGAAGCATTAGCTGAGCACTTTAGTTAA
- a CDS encoding DUF2489 domain-containing protein, whose translation MFSNPWIYLALLAMVIIGVLAAVATKLLSQLKQQTLEQEQKKAAQQQALQQHDKKIIASVIIIVRAMKEAQCDFAEGCWRLSVLLDSLKLSQDLNLQFPAVFKFYEGIKHMPILAERKKLDKRTRMKLDLERMKLEAELAEDIRRDIALLHQYANERNSMLSQ comes from the coding sequence ATGTTTTCAAATCCTTGGATATATCTCGCGCTATTAGCCATGGTGATTATTGGCGTGCTGGCAGCAGTGGCAACTAAGTTATTAAGTCAATTAAAACAGCAAACGCTGGAACAAGAGCAAAAAAAAGCCGCACAACAACAAGCGCTACAGCAGCATGATAAGAAAATCATCGCTAGCGTCATTATTATTGTGCGTGCAATGAAAGAAGCACAATGTGATTTTGCTGAAGGCTGTTGGCGTTTGAGTGTCTTGCTTGATTCATTAAAATTAAGCCAAGATTTAAATCTGCAATTTCCTGCGGTATTTAAATTTTATGAAGGGATTAAGCATATGCCTATTCTAGCTGAACGTAAAAAGCTAGATAAGCGAACCCGCATGAAGCTTGATCTTGAACGCATGAAGCTTGAAGCAGAGCTGGCGGAAGATATTCGCCGTGATATTGCATTACTGCACCAATACGCTAATGAACGTAACAGCATGTTGAGTCAATAA